In Epinephelus lanceolatus isolate andai-2023 chromosome 16, ASM4190304v1, whole genome shotgun sequence, one DNA window encodes the following:
- the trib1 gene encoding tribbles homolog 1, protein MVNRSIRMNLQWSSPASCIRTGRVAHKRLDSDDQPPAKCARLSAEAGDTQGLLGTSPGSPVSPVSTPVPATHQGPSRIGPFLLLPLADRESVHSAMNTDTGDELLCKGFDMGVYQEKIRAYGILPAHKNVAGIRDIILGERKAYVFLDKDFGDMHTLVKSCRRLDEEHACRLFRQVALAVAHCHQAGIVLGDLKLRKFVFADEKRTQVRLESLEDCRVLEDPNDDSMSDTHGCPAYVSPEILSGSAPYSGKMADMWSLGVMLYTMLVGRYPFHDPDPAMLFSKIRRGQCCLPEGLSPRAKCLLQSLLRKEPWERLTANELLAHPWFHQPPSSQEMALGEQEVSSAEQMVPSFDVEEDDDLFC, encoded by the exons ATGGTGAATCGGTCTATCAGGATGAACTTGCAGTGGAGCAGCCCGGCGTCCTGCATCCGCACCGGGAGAGTCGCGCACAAGCGGCTGGACTCAGACGATCAGCCGCCGGCCAAATGCGCCAGGTTGAGCGCCGAGGCGGGGGACACGCAGGGACTCCTCGGCACCTCTCCCGGGTCCCCGGTCAGCCCCGTCTCAACCCCGGTCCCGGCGACCCACCAGGGGCCATCCAGGATAGGACCGTTCCTGCTTCTACCTCTGGCTGACCGGGAGAGCGTGCACAGCGCGATGAACACCGACACTGGCGATGAGCTGCTGTGCAAG ggTTTTGATATGGGGGTGTACCAGGAAAAGATCAGAGCCTACGGGATCCTGCCAGCCCACAAGAACGTGGCTGGCATCAGGGACATCATCCTTGGTGAACGCAAGGCCTACGTGTTCCTGGACAAGGACTTTGGGGACATGCACACCCTGGTGAAGAGCTGCCGCAGGTTGGATGAGGAGCACGCCTGCAGGCTCTTTCGTCAGGTGGCTCTGGCCGTGGCACACTGCCACCAGGCTGGCATCGTGCTGGGTGACCTCAAGCTGCGAAAGTTTGTCTTTGCTGATGAGAAAAG gacACAGGTGAGACTAGAAAGCCTCGAGGACTGTCGAGTCCTAGAAGACCCAAACGACGACTCCATGTCAGACACCCACGGCTGCCCGGCCTACGTCAGCCCCGAGATCCTCAGTGGCTCCGCGCCTTACTCCGGCAAGATGGCTGACATGTGGAGCTTAGGGGTCATGCTGTACACCATGCTGGTTGGCCGCTACCCCTTCCACGACCCGGACCCGGCCATGCTGTTTTCCAAAATCCGCCGAGGCCAGTGCTGCTTGCCAGAGGGCTTGTCGCCCAGGGCCAAGTGTCTGCTCCAGAGCCTGCTGAGGAAAGAACCCTGGGAGAGACTCACGGCGAATGAGCTGCTCGCTCACCCATGGTTCCACCAGCCGCCGTCGTCGCAGGAAATGGCGCTGggtgaacaggaagtgagctcGGCAGAACAGATGGTGCCATCCTTTGACGTGGAAGAGGACGATGATTTGTTCTGCTGA